The following coding sequences are from one Gossypium hirsutum isolate 1008001.06 chromosome A12, Gossypium_hirsutum_v2.1, whole genome shotgun sequence window:
- the LOC107938881 gene encoding basic leucine zipper 4 → MLSTVPAIISSNPMMESDPFPSLQSAWDCSQLFSTTQSVGPARSGSASTELNQTQTQTHSNSGLDESNQTLFIIDERKRRRMISNRESARRSRMRKQKHLENLRNQANRLRIENRQLTYRLRFLLYHCHRVRTDNDRLRSESTLLRQKLSDMHQNLLFKQLQQFSSAWPCNNVTVMSEKIPPPLII, encoded by the coding sequence ATGTTGTCCACTGTTCCGGCCATTATTTCCTCCAATCCCATGATGGAAAGTGATCCATTTCCCTCTCTCCAAAGCGCTTGGGATTGCTCCCAACTTTTTTCCACTACCCAATCAGTAGGACCCGCTCGGTCCGGTTCCGCTTCGACTGAACTGaaccaaacccaaacccaaactcACTCCAATTCCGGTTTGGACGAATCAAACCAAACGCTTTTCATCATCGATGAAAGAAAGAGAAGACGCATGATATCGAACCGGGAATCGGCCAGGAGGTCACGGATGCGTAAACAGAAGCATTTAGAAAACCTAAGGAACCAGGCGAACCGGCTTAGAATCGAGAACCGACAACTGACTTACCGTTTGAGGTTCCTTTTGTACCACTGTCATCGTGTAAGGACTGACAACGACCGCCTCCGATCCGAGTCCACTCTGCTCCGACAAAAATTGTCGGACATGCATCAAAATTTGCTATTCAAGCAGCTGCAGCAGTTTTCATCTGCATGGCCATGCAATAATGTGACTGTCATGTCCGAAAAAATTCCACCACCATTAATCATCTAA